Part of the Oreochromis niloticus isolate F11D_XX unplaced genomic scaffold, O_niloticus_UMD_NMBU tig00000113_pilon, whole genome shotgun sequence genome is shown below.
CAGACAAAGTTAGGATGTGCTCAATTTAGCAAGGTTTCTGACTGGTAGACATGAAAGAAACTGAGGGCAAGTTTTTTGCTCAGTGCTTTTCGGGATATTTCACACTGGAAAACACATAATGCACACTACGTCTACCCTACCTGTCTCATTGATGGCATTTTCAGTACTTCTTAGGTAGCCCAGGAGAACATGTGTGATCTCTTGTCGTCTGTACAGTGGCATCTCCTGGATGACTGAAGCCATCCCACTCACACTGCAATAGTTGAAAGAAAATGTTCTCATGTTGTCCTTTGTCACTActgtcattttcatttgcaACAAAATCTTGATTGTTCCAAGAAAGCTACTCACATGACTTGGTAGTTTGTGCAgctgatgtttgtggttgtatttTTGAGCATTTCTGGAGTAAAACTTGAAGGATGGTAATCAGTTTCACTTGGAACCAAATTTCAAAGTCCTTTGTCGTGAAGCTGGAGAAATgtggactgatgatgatgaaggtccTATTCATGACCCGATCTCTCACAACAGGCTGGAAATCTGGGATCTGTGAAATTTAGGTGGGAAAGAACATAAGCAATACAGAGATTGCATGTTGCAAATATACTCATTCAGTATGCCACAAAGGTCGCAACCAATTCTTTGGTATGATAGACTCCCTGAAGTCTTGTGTAGCGGTTTAGCACATGTCTTATTCTGTCTTATCCTGCTGGAATCAAACACCAGGATTGTCCTCCTTCACCCTTTAGAAGCCTAGCCTACCTGTTCACTGGCTTTCAGTTGTGTGAGGAATTCATCCACATTTTCCAGAGCGTTGCCCTCTTCCAGTCGCTCAAACACACGATCAATCAAATCTGTGTTATTGGAGGCTCTAGAGCTCAGTAGCAGCTGTGCCACCTGAGAAGGACTGAGGACTGACAACAATTCAGCCTACAAAAGGGAACCAGCATAATATCAGACAGCAGTAATGGCAATGGTCTGGGTCAAATGAATTCAGTTTACAGGAAGATATACAACTGCAGTTGGCACTCACAGTGGATAAATTCGGATTGAAGGCTTGCAAGTCCTGCAGAGTTGCATAATCAGAGAACTTGCCAAGGTTTGCCTTTAGCCACTCTTGGCTCCCCGTGATAGATGAGACACAGCCAGGATCTGCAGAAAAAGCAAGAAAGTTATTGACAGGGTAATACACCACATGTTGTAATGGAAATACCAAAGTGAGCTTGAGTTTGTGCTTTTACCTGTTGAGTCATTTCTTGACAGGAAAGGTTTGATGAAGTGAGTGAAGACTGCTTGCTGTTTGTCTCTGTCCATGGATGCCTTTTGGCTTCCAAATGCCTGAATGCTACATGTGAGAGAAAGCTTTCAGCATCTAAACTTATAGTAAACTGCAAGTTTGCTGACTAGAGCAATATGGTACATATTTACTTACACAATCTGGTATGTCTGGCAGCTGAAGTTTTGGGAGCTAAGGCAAAAGGAAGTTGAAAGATGGAGCGGCCAGAAACGGACGGATCTTTGTCTGGAACCAGCTGGTAATGAACTTCTCGCTC
Proteins encoded:
- the LOC109199347 gene encoding uncharacterized protein LOC109199347 produces the protein MDRDKQQAVFTHFIKPFLSRNDSTDPGCVSSITGSQEWLKANLGKFSDYATLQDLQAFNPNLSTAELLSVLSPSQVAQLLLSSRASNNTDLIDRVFERLEEGNALENVDEFLTQLKASEQIPDFQPVVRDRVMNRTFIIISPHFSSFTTKDFEIWFQVKLITILQVLLQKCSKIQPQTSAAQTTKSFIQEMPLYRRQEITHVLLGYLRSTENAINETGWIVVNTRSL